A window of Thermus filiformis genomic DNA:
TCCGCCGCCCGCAGAATGGCCATGGGGTCCGGAAGCCAGTAGGCGAAGTGGTGGAGCCTGGGGCCCTCCCCGTTGGTGAAGGCGATGTCGTGGACGTTCCCCTTCCGGTGGAGCCAGCTCGCCCAAAGCCTCCCCTCCTCGTCCTCGGTGTACTCGGTGAGGCGGAAGCCCAGCCGCTCCCGGTAGTACCGGGTGGCCTCCCCCACCTCCGGGGAGAAGACGTTGAAGTGGTCCAGGCGCAAGATGCCGGGCCCCCGGTGCTCGTGGTAGCGCTGGAGGACCCGTTCCAGCTTCTCCGCCCGGTGGTAGAAGGCCAGGGGGTAGCCGAAGGGGTCCTGCACCCTCAGGATGCGGGGGCGGCCCCAGTCCGCCTCCTCCCGGTGGGGAAGCCCCTCCTCCTCGGCCCAGCGCAAAAGGGCCTCCAAAGCCTCCTCCCCGTCCACCTTGAAGCCCAGGGTGCGGACGGCGGGGAAGGGAGCCTGGGTGAGCTTGAGGCTCCACTCCAGCTCCTCGTACCCCCGGAGGTAGGCGCTCCTTCCCTCCTGCCGCTCCAGCCGGAAGCCCAGAAGCCCCCGGTAGAAGCCCAGGCTGGCCTCGAGGTCCCGGACCCAAAGCTCTATGAAGCCTACCCGTACGATGCCCATACTCCCCTCCTAGCAGATCCGCCGGTACGCCCGGTGAAAGTAGACCAGAGGAAGCCCCATCTCGCCCAGGTGGACCTCCTCCACCCGGCCCACCACGATCCGGTGGTCCCCCCCAAGGTGGTGGGCCTCGAGGCGGCAGACCAAGGTGGCCAAGGCCCCCCTCACCCGGGGGGGCTCCCCCTCCAGAAGCGGCCCCTCCAGGGCCTTCCGGCCCGCGAAGTGGTCCGCCACCCCCTCCTGCCCCTCCCCCAGGAGGCTCACCGTGAACCGGCCCGCCTCCAGAAGGGCGGGGAGGAGGTGGGCGCGCTCGCTCACCCCCAGGGCCACCAGGGGGGGCTCGAGGGAGAGGGAGAAGAAGGCGCTCGCCGTCATCCCCCGCCCCCCCGCCAGGACCACCGTCACCCCGCTGGGGAAGCGGCTCATCGCCTCCTTGAAGGCCTGCTTGTCCCCCATTTCTGCGCCTTCCTTCATGCACCCACCCCCCCGGAACACCACCCCTTCCAGCCAAGCTGGGGTGGTATCACGCCTCCTCCAGGGCGGGGACCGCCTCGAGGAGGGGCCTCAGGAAGGCCCGGATCCTCTCCTTGTAGGGCTCCTTGTCGTAGACCCCGTACAGCGTCTGGTACATCCGCACCGGGTCGCCGAAGAAGAAGCGCTCGTAGAGCTCCTGCCGGGCCCCGAAGCCCGAGAGGGTCATGTCCCAGGCCAGCCGGAAGAGGGCCACCCGCTCCCGGGCGGAGAGGGTCGCCCCCTGGAGGAACTTCTCCAGGTAGGGGCGCAAGGGGCCCTGGAAGTCCTTCTCCGAGGGCAGGGTGATGAGGCCCGAAGCCCCGATCTGCTGGAGGATCTCCCGGATCCTGGGGTAGAGCCTCGGGTAGAGGTTGCGGGCCCCGTCAATCGCCCCCCGGTCGGGAACGAGGAGGCCGTACTCGTTGGGCCGGGCCATCTCCTCCGCCCGGGTCCAGAAGGCCCGCATGGCCTCGAGGTAGACGATGATCTCGGCGATCTTCTCCTGAACGTGCCCGTACTGGTCGGCCCCGATCCCCTCGGCCAGGAGGGCGGCCACCCCCAGAAAGGCCTCGGTCTTGGCCGTCTTCAGGACCACCACTTGGTGGGCCATGTGGTGGAGCGCCCCGGTCCTGGCGTAGGCGTTGTTGCATTTCTCCACGTCGCCGAGAATGAAGACCCGCTCCCAGGGGACGAAGACGTCGTCAAAGACCACCAGGGCGTCCATCTCCTCCAGCCGGCTGGAGAGGGGGTGGTCAAAGGGGGAATCCCCCGCCAGGCCCTCCCGGCAGATGAAGTGGAGGCCCGGGGCATTGGTGGGGACGGCGAAGGCCACCGCGT
This region includes:
- the hpaD gene encoding 3,4-dihydroxyphenylacetate 2,3-dioxygenase, whose amino-acid sequence is MGIVRVGFIELWVRDLEASLGFYRGLLGFRLERQEGRSAYLRGYEELEWSLKLTQAPFPAVRTLGFKVDGEEALEALLRWAEEEGLPHREEADWGRPRILRVQDPFGYPLAFYHRAEKLERVLQRYHEHRGPGILRLDHFNVFSPEVGEATRYYRERLGFRLTEYTEDEEGRLWASWLHRKGNVHDIAFTNGEGPRLHHFAYWLPDPMAILRAADILAGAVQTDRIERGPGRHGISNAMFLYLKDPDGHRIELYTSDYLTVDPDHPPLRWSLNDPRRQTLWGHRTPKSWFLEGSPLLSLEDAPLPTRPSPLQGLPEHVI
- the hpaC gene encoding 4-hydroxyphenylacetate 3-monooxygenase reductase subunit; this translates as MKEGAEMGDKQAFKEAMSRFPSGVTVVLAGGRGMTASAFFSLSLEPPLVALGVSERAHLLPALLEAGRFTVSLLGEGQEGVADHFAGRKALEGPLLEGEPPRVRGALATLVCRLEAHHLGGDHRIVVGRVEEVHLGEMGLPLVYFHRAYRRIC
- the hpaB gene encoding 4-hydroxyphenylacetate 3-monooxygenase, oxygenase component, with translation MARTGKDYLEALRKAPPSLWYKGERVEDPTTHPVFRGAAQTMARLYDLQHDPQYKEVLTYEEDGHRYGTSFLVPRTKEELRKRGLAYKVWADQHLGMMGRSPDYLNAVVMAYAASAEYFGEFAENVRAYYRYLRDNDLATTHALTNPQVNRAKPPSGQPDPYIPVGLVRQTEKGIVVRGARMTATFPLAEELLVFPSTLLKEGPGSEKYAVAFAVPTNAPGLHFICREGLAGDSPFDHPLSSRLEEMDALVVFDDVFVPWERVFILGDVEKCNNAYARTGALHHMAHQVVVLKTAKTEAFLGVAALLAEGIGADQYGHVQEKIAEIIVYLEAMRAFWTRAEEMARPNEYGLLVPDRGAIDGARNLYPRLYPRIREILQQIGASGLITLPSEKDFQGPLRPYLEKFLQGATLSARERVALFRLAWDMTLSGFGARQELYERFFFGDPVRMYQTLYGVYDKEPYKERIRAFLRPLLEAVPALEEA